One region of Quercus lobata isolate SW786 chromosome 2, ValleyOak3.0 Primary Assembly, whole genome shotgun sequence genomic DNA includes:
- the LOC115962066 gene encoding uncharacterized protein LOC115962066, producing MYPDLYKGLNLKPENLTVYDSPLGSSWATWSYTAELNSTPTRLRQSTICDHLRIPKRSRSLQNDRYHKLVHFRSANRCRPFFQFLNKWKGFKWTEKCVLAFQQLKEYLSQPPMMSRLEVDEVLFAYIAVASYAVSLVLIQVDNGIQRPVYYVSKSLHKAEVRYLPLERAILSVNYTGRIAKWGMILEAFDIKYMPRTSVTGGVLNPLSSPWPFAQWGLDIVGPFLKAVKNKRYLLVGTDYFTKWVEAELLANIKDMDAKRFVWKNIVTQFGIPHTLISNNGLQFDSKAFRRYCCDLGIKNRYSTPTYPQGNGQVEAVNKVIVSGLKNRLDDAKEKWVEELPHVLLTYRTTPRKSIGETPFSMTYGAEVVIPLETRFPTLRTNSFTLSINDGLLEKSLDLIEKRRENAMVQLAYYQHKLK from the exons ATGTACCCTGACTTGTACAAGGGGTTGAACTTAAAGCCTGAAAATCTGACAGTCTATGATTCACCTTTG GGAAGTTCCTGGGCTACATGGTCATACACCGCGGAATTGAATTCAACCCCAACCAGATTAAGGCAATCAACGATCTGTGACCACCTcagaatcccaaagaggtctaGAAGTTTACAGAATGACCGCTACCATAAACTGGTCCATTTCCGATCAGCAAACAGGTGTAGGCCTTTCTTTCAGTTTTTGAACAAGTGGAAGGGGTTCAAATGGACCGAGAAATGTGTCCTGGCTTTCCAACAGTTGAAAGAATATTTGTCTCAGCCACCCATGATGTCCAGActtgaggtggatgaggttttgtttgcctacatcgcaGTAGCCTCCTACGCGGTAAGTTTGGTGCTAATACAGGTTGATAATGGTATACagaggccagtttattatgtgagcaagtcactacaTAAGGCTGAGGTCCGTTACTTACCACTAGAAAGGGCCATTCTG AGTGTTAATTACACAGGGAGAATTGCAAAGTGGGGCATGATTCTAGaggcttttgatatcaaatacatgcctcgcacctctgtcACAG GAGGAGTCCTCAATCCTCtatccagcccttggccttttgcacaGTGGGGGTTGGATATTGTAGGCCCTTTCCTTAAGGCAGTAAAGAATAAGAGGTATTTgttggtcggcacagactacttcaccaagtgggttgaagctgaactaCTGGCAAATATCAAGGACATGGATGCCAAAAGATTTGtctggaaaaatattgtcacacAATTTGGAATCCCCCATACCCTCATCTCGAacaatggacttcaatttgatagtaaagccttCAGGAGATACTGTTGTGATCTAGGAATAAAGAATAGGTATTCCACTCCGACCTATCCACAAGGGAATGGGCAGGTCGAGgctgtcaataaggtcatagtgagtGGACTTAAAAATAGATTGGACGACGCAAAGGAAAAGTGGGTGGAAGAGTTGCCACACGTCCTTTTGACATACCGGACTACTCCTCGTAAATCCATTGGGGAGAcgcccttttcaatgacttatggggccgagGTTGTTATTCCTTTGGAAACTAGATTCCCCACACTAAGAACAAATTCTTTCACTCTGAGCATCAACGATGGGCTATTGGAGAAGAGCTTGGACTTAATTGAAAAGCGTAGAGAAAATGCCATGGTCCAATTGGCCTACtaccaacacaagctcaagTAA